One Arthrobacter sp. StoSoilB20 DNA segment encodes these proteins:
- a CDS encoding GntR family transcriptional regulator, which produces MAEQPRNTGAHLVYGELKRRILSLELKPGERLYEPAMASELQVSRTPLREAIRRLISESLLEQQATGGVVVPALDEKVISELYDVRAALESLMAREACANATPADLEELRGILARNAAMVEFPDEAMKYGVALHSAIARIAGNSWAQRFHQQIASQVERYRYFTNKASERRDEALENHRLLVEAIASKDAEKAAKVAFDHVIGARDETLRVITGSGLVVE; this is translated from the coding sequence ATGGCAGAACAACCACGGAACACAGGGGCACATCTCGTCTACGGCGAGCTGAAGCGCAGGATTCTCAGCTTGGAACTCAAGCCGGGCGAGCGTCTCTACGAACCCGCGATGGCGTCCGAGTTGCAGGTGAGCCGCACTCCGCTCCGGGAAGCCATCCGGCGCCTGATTTCCGAGAGCCTGCTCGAACAGCAGGCAACCGGGGGAGTCGTGGTGCCCGCCCTGGATGAGAAGGTGATCTCAGAGCTGTACGACGTCCGGGCCGCTTTGGAATCCCTGATGGCCAGGGAGGCCTGCGCCAACGCCACCCCTGCGGACCTTGAGGAACTGCGGGGAATCCTGGCCCGCAATGCTGCCATGGTGGAGTTCCCTGACGAAGCCATGAAATACGGGGTTGCCCTGCATTCGGCCATTGCCAGGATTGCCGGGAATTCCTGGGCACAGCGCTTCCATCAGCAGATTGCCAGCCAGGTTGAACGGTACCGGTACTTCACCAACAAGGCCTCGGAACGCCGGGATGAGGCACTCGAGAACCACCGGCTCCTGGTTGAAGCCATCGCCTCAAAGGATGCGGAGAAGGCCGCCAAGGTGGCCTTCGACCACGTCATCGGCGCACGGGATGAGACGCTGCGGGTCATCACGGGCTCCGGACTCGTGGTCGAATGA
- a CDS encoding MFS transporter yields MIGELGRRSSTALLIHSALIQAVTFLVRPATTYRALELDVPGFALGLLAASYAVFPLLLALPIGGLVDRLGERRLMAIGAAVVLGCSAFLLFWGSSVPALVAGTALLGAGQLACVVGQQAVVANNAASTRLDSAFGYLTFAASLGQALGPLAISIVGGASVRPDTGAIFLLATAMSLLMFLTTFVISSKVSRGRRAPKGGPKGSAAALLRTPGVVRALATSATVLAVVDLTVVYLPALGAERGLTAATVGLMLTVRAVFSMVSRLGLGSVSRRLGRMKLLITSLAISTAALGVAAIPMPEWLLFIVMAFLGLGLGIGQPLTMSWLSAQAPEGQRGRALALRLAGNRVGQVVLPSAIGVVAVGLGAAGVFLASAVAVGGTMLLLRGVRLDD; encoded by the coding sequence ATGATCGGGGAACTTGGACGGCGTTCGTCCACTGCACTCCTGATCCACTCGGCCCTCATCCAGGCTGTCACTTTCCTGGTCCGCCCGGCCACTACCTACCGCGCACTGGAATTGGATGTTCCCGGGTTCGCCCTTGGCCTCCTTGCCGCAAGCTACGCCGTATTTCCCCTGCTGTTGGCCCTGCCCATCGGCGGACTGGTGGACCGCCTCGGTGAGCGCAGGCTCATGGCGATCGGGGCCGCCGTCGTTCTTGGTTGTTCTGCGTTCCTGCTGTTTTGGGGGAGTTCGGTTCCGGCGCTTGTAGCTGGAACGGCGCTTCTTGGCGCGGGCCAGCTGGCCTGCGTGGTGGGGCAGCAGGCAGTGGTGGCGAACAACGCTGCGTCGACGCGCTTGGACTCTGCCTTTGGATACCTGACGTTCGCCGCTTCGCTGGGTCAAGCCTTGGGCCCGCTGGCAATTTCCATTGTGGGCGGTGCATCCGTGCGCCCTGACACCGGCGCGATCTTCCTGCTCGCCACGGCCATGAGCCTGCTGATGTTCCTGACCACTTTCGTGATCTCCTCGAAGGTCAGTCGAGGCCGCCGCGCTCCCAAGGGAGGTCCCAAAGGCAGTGCGGCTGCGCTCCTCAGGACACCTGGCGTAGTCCGGGCCTTGGCAACCAGCGCTACCGTCCTTGCAGTGGTGGACCTGACCGTCGTCTACCTGCCGGCATTGGGTGCGGAAAGGGGCCTGACCGCGGCCACCGTGGGCCTCATGCTGACCGTCCGGGCCGTGTTCTCCATGGTTTCCCGGCTCGGACTCGGCAGTGTGTCCCGTCGGCTGGGCCGGATGAAACTGCTCATCACCAGCCTGGCCATTTCCACAGCTGCCCTTGGCGTGGCAGCGATTCCGATGCCCGAATGGCTGCTCTTCATCGTCATGGCGTTCCTCGGCCTGGGCTTGGGAATCGGCCAACCATTGACCATGTCCTGGCTCTCCGCCCAAGCACCGGAAGGCCAACGCGGGCGCGCACTGGCCTTGAGGCTGGCCGGAAACAGGGTGGGCCAAGTGGTCCTGCCGAGTGCCATCGGCGTGGTGGCGGTGGGTCTCGGTGCGGCGGGGGTGTTCCTGGCGTCAGCTGTTGCCGTGGGCGGAACCATGCTGTTGCTCCGGGGGGTTCGGCTGGACGACTGA
- a CDS encoding WYL domain-containing protein, giving the protein MLRRSGARGVSAERLAGEFAVSVRTVKRDLDALESSGAPVWSRPGPGGGYGLAAGASLPPVSLSPAQAVALMAAVSAASDAPYADLAAAGIRKIVDVLDPKTRARADELAGRVWVNTAPASSRTIRSALEEAMSEQRVIRMRYTSGDGSTTIRDVEPVLFASTNGQWYLVGWCRLRDAMRWFIVSRIERASVTKTACSGHTIHEVGEPPANARPVHSRGA; this is encoded by the coding sequence ATGCTGCGCCGCAGCGGAGCGCGCGGGGTGTCCGCCGAGCGGTTGGCGGGAGAGTTCGCGGTATCCGTGCGAACAGTCAAGAGGGATCTCGATGCGCTGGAGAGCAGCGGTGCGCCCGTATGGTCGCGCCCAGGACCCGGGGGTGGTTACGGGTTGGCCGCTGGCGCTTCCCTGCCGCCTGTCAGCCTGTCCCCAGCCCAGGCCGTAGCGCTAATGGCAGCCGTATCCGCTGCATCCGACGCACCTTATGCCGATTTGGCAGCAGCCGGGATCCGGAAGATCGTGGATGTCCTCGATCCCAAGACCCGGGCAAGAGCCGACGAACTGGCTGGCCGCGTCTGGGTGAACACGGCTCCCGCCTCTTCGCGTACCATCAGGTCGGCTCTGGAGGAGGCGATGTCCGAGCAACGTGTCATCCGCATGCGCTACACATCGGGAGATGGGAGCACCACCATCCGCGACGTCGAACCCGTACTGTTCGCCTCAACGAACGGCCAGTGGTACTTGGTTGGATGGTGTCGACTCCGCGACGCCATGCGGTGGTTCATCGTGTCCCGCATCGAGCGGGCCAGCGTCACCAAGACGGCTTGCAGCGGCCACACCATCCACGAGGTCGGGGAACCTCCAGCGAACGCCAGGCCTGTGCACTCCCGGGGCGCGTGA